A portion of the Candidatus Hydrogenedentota bacterium genome contains these proteins:
- a CDS encoding TIR domain-containing protein: MFISYSWSSPGHRSRIRQLAEQMVSDGIDVILDIWDLKEGDDKYAFMEKMVTDESVTHVLIFSDSDYAKKADARKAGVGTESQIISHGVFSKIQQSKFIPIACELDDSGEPFLPNFLKSRIWIDFSSIEAEKENWEQLIRVLYGKPAYVKPTLGKAPTCVTSDVTVPASPAVGKFAALKQAITQEKPGVKLYRKDFLDACYTYADALRVRERPDVTNMGVRVLEDCGKLKLVRDHIVDWILLESEVNPSEDFGEAIIEMLEHLIELKSRPKEVDTWNNTWFEAHGVFVYETFLYIIAALLKTGSFESLHLIFSSHYLLPETASNGVSNFDNFSIFHGHSEALHILNPEGKRFTSPTAELIKRQATRRDLPFVDAIQAESLILMMAMIIEGVNWYPQTLLYSSNSGAFPFFLRATRHRDFQNLATITGIGNADELREVLVAGLNRLKANQWNDFWIRNYSFLKSMNINSLDTIA, translated from the coding sequence TGGAGAAGATGGTCACGGATGAGTCCGTAACCCACGTGCTCATATTCTCAGATTCGGATTATGCTAAAAAAGCAGATGCCCGTAAGGCAGGGGTAGGTACTGAATCTCAGATTATATCGCACGGAGTTTTCTCGAAAATTCAGCAATCGAAGTTTATCCCAATAGCATGCGAATTAGATGACTCAGGCGAACCATTCCTACCTAACTTTCTAAAATCTCGTATCTGGATCGATTTCTCAAGTATCGAGGCTGAAAAAGAAAACTGGGAGCAGTTAATCCGGGTCCTATATGGCAAGCCTGCTTACGTGAAGCCTACTCTCGGAAAGGCACCCACTTGCGTAACATCAGATGTCACTGTTCCCGCCAGCCCGGCGGTTGGGAAATTCGCGGCGCTCAAGCAGGCTATCACTCAGGAGAAGCCAGGGGTGAAACTCTACAGGAAAGACTTTCTTGATGCCTGTTACACTTACGCAGATGCCCTACGCGTCAGGGAGCGGCCCGATGTTACTAACATGGGCGTGCGAGTTTTGGAGGACTGCGGAAAACTCAAACTGGTGCGCGACCATATTGTGGATTGGATCTTACTTGAATCCGAAGTCAATCCTTCGGAGGATTTTGGAGAAGCCATAATTGAAATGCTTGAGCATTTGATCGAACTCAAGTCACGACCGAAAGAAGTCGATACTTGGAATAATACATGGTTTGAAGCACACGGTGTTTTCGTCTACGAGACATTCCTATACATCATTGCTGCTCTCCTAAAAACAGGGTCTTTCGAAAGCCTCCACTTGATTTTCTCTAGCCACTATCTTCTGCCTGAAACGGCATCAAATGGAGTCAGTAATTTTGATAATTTCTCAATATTTCACGGGCATAGTGAGGCACTTCATATTCTCAATCCTGAAGGAAAAAGATTCACTTCACCCACAGCAGAACTAATTAAACGCCAAGCGACTCGCAGGGACTTACCTTTCGTAGATGCGATCCAAGCGGAATCACTCATTTTGATGATGGCTATGATAATTGAAGGAGTTAATTGGTATCCTCAGACGCTTCTTTATTCTTCAAATTCTGGAGCATTCCCATTCTTTTTGCGAGCAACACGGCACCGAGACTTTCAAAATCTTGCTACAATTACAGGCATTGGCAACGCCGACGAATTGAGGGAAGTTCTGGTAGCAGGTTTAAATCGACTTAAAGCAAACCAGTGGAATGATTTCTGGATACGAAACTACTCATTCTTGAAATCTATGAATATTAATTCGTTGGATACAATTGCATGA
- a CDS encoding DUF2283 domain-containing protein — translation MKIKYFPDTDTLLVTFNDNPVAETTDLSENALVDLDAHGRLVSLTLEHATRQTDVNDFSFQHAAAPGTA, via the coding sequence ATGAAGATTAAGTATTTCCCCGACACGGACACGTTGCTGGTGACGTTTAACGACAACCCTGTGGCCGAGACTACGGACTTGAGCGAGAACGCCCTGGTTGACCTTGACGCGCATGGCCGGCTGGTGAGCCTCACCCTGGAGCATGCGACGCGTCAAACGGATGTGAATGACTTCTCTTTTCAGCATGCGGCGGCGCCGGGCACGGCGTAA
- a CDS encoding Nif3-like dinuclear metal center hexameric protein — protein MTTVRVRDVCDMMDAWAPPAWAESWDRVGLQIGRPDQPVSGVGVCLSVTEETARRAQGQEINLIVAHHPVIWTPFRALRMDEPQARLCVELAADGMAVFAAHTNLDVAPGGVNAQLALRIGLEKTEPLFPAAGALQVKLVTFVPESHLEAVRGAVCDAGAGVIGDYTHCSFSAPGTGTFLPGDNASPWSGAHGRVNEEPERRFEVLVPKARLGRAVAALLSVHPYEEPAYDVFPLDNTIPGVGLGRVGSLPAPEEARVFAERVRRALVAPGARAVLPDPEAPVRRVAVLGGSGGGETGRIPADVDAYVTGDMRYHDALTARERLLTVVDAGHHATETPVLPEIARRIAKAFPALSVAVLPEQDPFADEAEAAAQV, from the coding sequence ATGACCACCGTCCGGGTCCGCGATGTGTGCGACATGATGGATGCCTGGGCGCCGCCCGCTTGGGCGGAGTCCTGGGACCGGGTGGGTCTGCAAATCGGCAGGCCGGACCAGCCGGTCTCCGGGGTTGGGGTGTGCCTGTCGGTGACGGAGGAGACGGCGCGGCGCGCGCAGGGCCAGGAGATCAACCTGATTGTGGCGCATCACCCGGTGATCTGGACCCCGTTCCGGGCGCTGCGCATGGACGAGCCGCAGGCCCGCCTGTGCGTGGAGCTGGCGGCGGACGGCATGGCGGTGTTTGCGGCGCACACGAACCTGGACGTGGCGCCGGGCGGGGTGAACGCGCAGCTTGCCCTTCGGATCGGCCTGGAGAAGACGGAGCCGCTGTTTCCCGCGGCCGGGGCGCTCCAGGTGAAGCTGGTGACCTTTGTTCCGGAGTCCCACCTGGAGGCGGTGCGCGGCGCGGTCTGCGATGCGGGCGCGGGGGTCATCGGCGACTACACGCACTGCTCCTTCAGCGCGCCGGGCACGGGCACTTTCCTGCCGGGGGACAACGCCAGCCCGTGGTCGGGCGCGCATGGCCGGGTGAACGAGGAACCGGAGCGGCGTTTCGAGGTGCTGGTGCCGAAGGCGCGCCTCGGGCGCGCGGTCGCCGCGCTTTTGTCCGTCCATCCCTATGAGGAGCCCGCCTACGACGTGTTTCCCCTGGACAACACCATACCCGGCGTGGGTCTGGGCCGCGTGGGCAGCCTGCCCGCGCCGGAGGAGGCGCGGGTTTTCGCGGAGCGGGTGCGGCGCGCGCTGGTCGCGCCGGGGGCGCGGGCCGTGCTGCCGGACCCGGAGGCGCCGGTGCGTCGCGTGGCGGTGCTGGGCGGCAGCGGCGGCGGCGAGACGGGGCGCATCCCCGCCGACGTGGACGCCTATGTCACGGGGGACATGCGGTACCACGACGCGCTGACGGCGCGCGAGCGGCTCCTGACGGTGGTGGACGCGGGGCACCACGCCACCGAGACGCCGGTGCTGCCGGAAATCGCGCGGCGCATTGCGAAGGCTTTTCCCGCCCTTTCCGTGGCGGTGCTGCCGGAGCAGGACCCCTTCGCGGATGAGGCGGAGGCGGCCGCTCAGGTATAA
- the glgA gene encoding glycogen synthase GlgA — MGKSLKILFVTSELAPLVSTGGLAEVAGALPRALRARGHDVRVAIPRYRQIPDAAAGEQYCLCVADFGDRKAHGALRQAVVPGTDIPLYLVEHEGYFGRETPYGTGAYEFMDNAERFCFFCLALLHGIPQTGWKPDVVHCHDWHTAPLPAFLKTRWRSDAYWGGMPSLFTIHNLAFQGRYGAEHYAATGLPAELFHPGCMEFEGDMNLMKGAIHFADKISTVSPRYAKEIQTLNYGAGLHGVLGGRADDLYGILNGVDTNDWNPAHDPHLAAVYSAGDLAGKKACKAALQKTLGLEPGKPPVFGLVTRLYWQKGVDLLLDAMDRIMEHKLQIAVLGAGDPDLEARLTAAAAKYPGRVGLYLGYNNALAHQVIAGSDFLVMPSRYEPCGLAQMYALAYGTVPIVRRTGGLADSVVNATAATLKDGTANGLSFMPVTPGALARAVDRAMELWRKPATLEKLRRAGMARDLSWDRSCRAYAALYEKTMAEVR, encoded by the coding sequence GTGGGCAAAAGCCTGAAAATCCTCTTTGTCACTTCTGAACTCGCCCCGCTGGTCAGCACCGGCGGGCTTGCCGAAGTGGCGGGCGCCCTGCCGCGCGCCCTGCGCGCGCGGGGCCATGACGTGCGGGTGGCCATCCCCCGCTACCGCCAAATTCCCGACGCCGCCGCCGGGGAGCAGTACTGCCTCTGCGTCGCCGATTTCGGCGACCGGAAAGCCCACGGGGCGCTGCGGCAAGCCGTGGTGCCCGGCACGGACATCCCCCTGTACCTGGTGGAGCATGAGGGCTATTTTGGGCGGGAAACCCCCTACGGCACGGGCGCCTACGAGTTCATGGACAACGCTGAGCGCTTCTGCTTCTTCTGCCTGGCCCTGCTCCACGGCATCCCGCAGACCGGTTGGAAGCCCGACGTGGTCCACTGCCACGACTGGCACACGGCGCCCCTGCCCGCATTCCTGAAAACCCGCTGGCGGAGTGATGCCTACTGGGGCGGCATGCCCAGCCTCTTCACCATCCACAATCTGGCCTTTCAGGGCCGGTACGGGGCGGAGCATTACGCCGCCACCGGACTTCCAGCGGAACTGTTCCACCCCGGCTGCATGGAGTTCGAGGGGGACATGAACCTGATGAAGGGCGCGATTCATTTCGCGGACAAGATCAGCACGGTCAGCCCGCGCTACGCCAAAGAAATCCAGACGCTGAACTACGGCGCGGGCCTGCACGGGGTTCTGGGGGGGCGCGCCGACGACCTGTACGGCATCCTCAACGGGGTGGACACGAACGACTGGAATCCGGCCCATGACCCGCACCTCGCCGCCGTTTACAGCGCCGGGGACCTCGCCGGGAAAAAGGCCTGCAAGGCCGCGCTCCAGAAGACGCTCGGCCTGGAGCCGGGCAAACCGCCCGTGTTCGGCCTGGTCACCCGCCTGTACTGGCAGAAGGGCGTGGACCTGCTCCTGGATGCCATGGACCGCATCATGGAACACAAACTCCAGATCGCCGTGCTGGGCGCGGGCGACCCCGATTTGGAGGCGCGGCTAACCGCCGCCGCGGCGAAATATCCCGGCAGGGTGGGCCTGTATCTGGGCTACAACAACGCCCTGGCGCACCAGGTCATCGCGGGCAGCGACTTCCTCGTGATGCCCTCGCGCTACGAGCCCTGCGGGCTGGCGCAAATGTACGCCCTGGCCTACGGGACCGTGCCCATTGTCCGCCGCACGGGCGGCCTCGCGGACTCCGTGGTGAACGCCACGGCGGCCACGCTGAAAGACGGCACGGCGAACGGCCTCTCCTTCATGCCCGTCACCCCCGGCGCGCTGGCGCGGGCGGTGGACCGCGCCATGGAACTGTGGCGGAAACCCGCCACGCTTGAAAAACTCCGGCGCGCGGGCATGGCCCGGGACCTGTCCTGGGACCGCTCGTGCCGTGCCTATGCGGCGCTTTACGAAAAGACCATGGCGGAGGTCCGCTGA
- the tsaE gene encoding tRNA (adenosine(37)-N6)-threonylcarbamoyltransferase complex ATPase subunit type 1 TsaE, which produces MIERTTHSPAETETLGRALAALLPRGAVVALFGDLATGKTCLVRGMAAHFAGEAPIHSPTFTLVNQYGHDFPLYHLDLYRLGGPEELADLGYEELFEPDGACVVEWAERAGPLLPAKRVDIFLSHGGGDARLLRVRDAGLLPEGWEAALTGAGS; this is translated from the coding sequence ATGATTGAGCGAACCACGCACTCCCCCGCCGAAACGGAAACGCTCGGGCGTGCCCTGGCCGCCCTCCTCCCCCGGGGCGCCGTGGTGGCCCTGTTCGGCGACCTGGCCACGGGCAAGACCTGCCTGGTACGCGGCATGGCGGCGCATTTCGCCGGGGAGGCGCCCATCCACAGTCCCACTTTCACCCTGGTCAACCAGTATGGCCATGACTTCCCCCTGTACCATCTCGACCTGTACCGTCTGGGCGGGCCGGAGGAACTGGCGGACCTGGGCTATGAGGAGCTTTTCGAGCCGGACGGTGCCTGCGTTGTCGAGTGGGCGGAGCGGGCCGGTCCCCTGCTGCCCGCAAAACGGGTGGACATTTTCCTGTCCCACGGCGGCGGGGACGCGCGGCTGCTGCGCGTGCGCGACGCCGGACTCCTTCCCGAGGGCTGGGAGGCGGCCCTGACGGGCGCGGGCTCATGA